The Streptomyces sp. Alt3 genome has a segment encoding these proteins:
- a CDS encoding ATP-binding protein, with amino-acid sequence MALTTSLAGRVRNTSLPKSHALLPLLEAVVNAIQAIDARFGDDTESGRLRIRIHRSPQEALDFSHVGPGRAALKPIVGFTVEDNGVGFTPENMTSFETLDSDHKADMGCRGVGRLLWLKAFDRVTIRSAYEDEAGRIDGRQFRFSVHGEVELDPEAELPAEVGAAVSLDGFKKPYQQSGLKSVEAIAREVFEHCIWYFLRPGGAPHIMVSDDDGAVSLNSLMNDFVYSDLQRTSIDVKGESFDMVSLRLKSSPRNHAPRLYWCAANRVVLEENLTSKVPGLYGRLKDSESSPFTYVCYLSSDFLDSHVRADRTAFDISEQAPDTPLIEDVSMDDIRESALKEVERILAGPLSAAREEGKARVHEFVSNRAPRYRPVLSRLEPLGVTVDPSIKDQELELLLHSNLQKLEASALAEGHAVLSQGNSAPPEGYDDRLARYLNTVTDINQSDLAAYVSRRRAILDVLQRLVEVDGQGRYSREDAIHSLLMPMRTDSNEVGTDASNLWIIDERLAFHDYLASDKTLKSMPITGSDSTREPDLLATRLVGSPVLASEGQSLPLPSIVVVEVKRPMRNDASEDKDPIQQCLDYVKRVRAGGVKTALGRPIPPTREAPAFCYVLADLTKTMVDRCEYATLRPTHDGMGYFGFNEPLKAYIEVVSFDRLVNAATERNRAFFDKLGLPSS; translated from the coding sequence ATGGCGCTGACCACGTCACTGGCCGGCAGGGTCCGGAACACGAGCCTGCCGAAAAGTCATGCCCTGCTGCCGCTCCTGGAGGCCGTCGTCAACGCGATCCAGGCAATCGACGCGCGGTTCGGTGACGATACCGAGTCCGGTCGTCTGAGGATCAGGATCCACCGCAGCCCACAGGAAGCACTCGACTTCAGCCACGTCGGCCCGGGGCGTGCAGCCCTGAAACCCATTGTGGGCTTCACCGTCGAGGACAACGGGGTGGGCTTCACTCCGGAGAACATGACATCGTTCGAGACCTTGGACAGCGACCACAAGGCCGACATGGGCTGCCGCGGCGTGGGGCGCCTGCTCTGGCTGAAGGCGTTCGACAGGGTAACGATTCGCAGCGCCTACGAGGACGAAGCCGGACGCATCGACGGGCGGCAATTCCGCTTCTCCGTCCACGGAGAGGTCGAGTTGGACCCGGAGGCAGAACTGCCCGCCGAGGTCGGCGCGGCCGTGAGCCTCGATGGGTTCAAGAAGCCCTACCAGCAGAGCGGGCTGAAGTCTGTAGAAGCCATCGCCCGTGAGGTATTCGAGCACTGCATCTGGTACTTCCTACGCCCCGGCGGCGCGCCCCACATCATGGTGTCCGACGACGACGGGGCAGTCTCGCTCAACAGCCTCATGAACGACTTCGTCTATTCCGACCTGCAAAGGACTTCGATAGACGTCAAGGGCGAGAGTTTCGACATGGTAAGCCTCCGACTGAAGTCCTCGCCGCGGAATCACGCACCACGGCTGTACTGGTGCGCGGCGAACCGTGTGGTGCTGGAGGAAAACCTCACCAGCAAGGTGCCCGGACTCTATGGGAGGCTCAAGGACTCGGAGTCCTCCCCGTTCACGTACGTCTGTTATTTGTCCTCAGACTTCCTGGACAGCCACGTGCGCGCCGACCGCACGGCCTTCGACATCAGCGAACAGGCACCGGACACCCCTCTAATCGAGGACGTGTCGATGGACGACATCAGGGAGAGCGCGCTCAAGGAAGTCGAGCGAATCCTCGCCGGACCACTCAGCGCAGCGCGCGAGGAGGGCAAGGCCCGAGTCCACGAATTCGTCAGCAACCGTGCCCCGAGGTACCGGCCCGTCCTTTCGCGACTGGAACCGCTCGGCGTGACCGTGGACCCGTCCATCAAGGACCAGGAACTGGAACTGCTGCTCCACAGCAACCTCCAGAAGCTCGAAGCGTCCGCGCTCGCCGAGGGCCACGCGGTCCTGAGCCAAGGAAATTCCGCCCCGCCAGAGGGGTACGACGACCGGTTGGCCCGGTACCTGAATACGGTGACCGACATCAACCAGTCCGATCTGGCCGCCTACGTCTCACGTCGACGGGCGATCCTCGACGTGCTCCAGCGGCTGGTCGAGGTGGACGGCCAAGGCAGGTACAGCAGAGAGGATGCGATCCACTCGCTGCTGATGCCGATGCGGACCGACTCTAATGAGGTCGGCACCGATGCCTCGAACCTGTGGATCATCGACGAGCGGCTCGCGTTCCACGACTACCTCGCCTCGGACAAAACCCTCAAAAGCATGCCGATAACGGGTTCCGATTCGACGAGGGAGCCCGACCTGCTCGCGACCCGGCTCGTCGGCTCGCCGGTCCTGGCCTCGGAGGGGCAATCGCTGCCGCTGCCGTCCATCGTCGTGGTCGAAGTCAAGCGGCCGATGCGCAATGACGCCTCGGAGGACAAGGACCCCATCCAGCAGTGCCTGGACTACGTCAAGCGTGTGCGCGCCGGCGGAGTGAAGACCGCGCTCGGGCGGCCGATTCCCCCTACACGTGAAGCACCTGCCTTCTGCTACGTCCTCGCCGATCTGACGAAGACGATGGTGGACAGATGCGAGTACGCGACTCTGCGGCCCACGCACGACGGCATGGGCTACTTCGGCTTCAACGAACCGCTCAAGGCATACATCGAAGTGGTGAGCTTCGACCGCCTCGTCAACGCCGCTACCGAACGCAACCGGGCGTTTTTCGACAAACTCGGGCTCCCCTCCAGTTGA
- a CDS encoding trypco2 family protein, producing MELEPTELSDAIKAVRGGLAAAQQDGDGSPVRFTVKEIVLDLGIELRHTASASGGVKAFVVSADAKGERAKTATHRMTVTLAVTPDGDGSDLLIGDLGGGRGGPVDGLR from the coding sequence ATGGAGTTGGAGCCCACCGAACTGTCCGATGCGATCAAGGCGGTGCGTGGGGGCTTGGCCGCCGCGCAACAGGATGGGGACGGGTCACCGGTCCGGTTCACGGTCAAGGAGATCGTGCTGGACCTGGGAATCGAGCTGCGGCACACCGCGTCGGCCAGCGGCGGAGTAAAGGCGTTCGTGGTCTCCGCAGACGCCAAGGGAGAGCGGGCGAAGACAGCCACGCACCGCATGACGGTCACTTTGGCGGTGACTCCTGATGGCGATGGCAGCGATCTGCTGATCGGTGACCTGGGTGGAGGCCGCGGCGGACCGGTGGACGGTCTGCGGTAG
- a CDS encoding ASCH domain-containing protein encodes MLLSVHPRFATAILAGTKTVEVRRQRVAASPGTPVLLYATAPTMAIVGMARISSVQVASPREVWSANRTSAGISRREYDEYMSGATQASGLSLEEPITFEAPVPLAALRASGSFHPPQSYRYLTGEDLRRVAQAAPVTGAALQGALNDLTPA; translated from the coding sequence ATGCTGCTGTCCGTCCACCCTCGGTTTGCCACAGCGATCCTGGCTGGGACCAAGACGGTCGAGGTTCGCCGGCAGCGCGTCGCCGCCTCACCGGGAACTCCTGTGCTCCTGTACGCGACCGCGCCCACGATGGCCATTGTGGGCATGGCGCGGATCTCTTCCGTACAAGTAGCCTCGCCGCGGGAAGTCTGGTCGGCCAACCGCACGAGCGCTGGGATCAGTCGGCGTGAGTACGACGAGTACATGAGTGGAGCGACCCAGGCCAGCGGTCTGTCACTCGAAGAACCGATCACCTTCGAGGCCCCGGTACCGCTGGCCGCTCTGCGTGCCTCGGGATCGTTCCATCCACCGCAGAGCTACCGGTACTTGACCGGTGAAGACCTCCGGAGGGTCGCTCAGGCGGCACCCGTGACCGGTGCGGCCCTTCAAGGTGCACTGAACGACCTGACACCGGCCTAG
- a CDS encoding GNAT family N-acetyltransferase, producing the protein MAIRVLPVSAEQSELLDAIIALGDRYTKYLGLLTPPAYRKHAEDDGLLVALDGEEVVGYALFGLPKRSLHVRLAHLCVAEERRGQGVARELIEAIRARHAHRLGIRAKCRRDYGLSSMWTALGFVPRGESLGRGKDKETLDTWWLDLGHEDLFTEAQSDALLVVTVDHGVFAGLRGTGTERAVEESRALEAGWLADLIELAFTPQLLHDVRDVEEREARTHQRAGLAELRSLSPDSAAVAVRLEELVATTGKEVPGVPLDGRQRARLRYVAETSCAGLQVLVTRDPALAALADIALDIAGVKVVSPAVVTLHVDELRQAQVYRPADLMGTTFSAEEIAPGGERELVGFFEQAEGDRGTAFAERLRSLANDRVVWRRELLRDGEGHPVALYVWAMDGRTLNVAFLRTASHRLEETLARQLLFMLKRLGRERGAQAIRMTDPFLSPAAMSAAGADGFTEDESGYTVLLVDVCGPAEAVSRKAAEIAGRMRRSAPRLDERVSPEVASMAERVWWPAKLIDTALPSFIAPIKPRWSTELFDVPAMLVPRDDVLGISREHVYYRSSGRRGESVPARILWYVSEGASGQQGKMVIGCSRLDEVVLDDPDTLFSRFEHLGVYGHVEVRDAADGSGKAMALRFSDTEIFPVQVTHARMTALAKGLGLRWVPPMQLSKISNTLFQAMYEEGHRKT; encoded by the coding sequence ATGGCGATCAGAGTGTTGCCGGTGTCTGCGGAGCAGTCGGAGCTGCTAGACGCGATCATCGCTTTGGGCGACCGGTACACGAAGTACCTGGGGCTGCTGACGCCGCCTGCCTACCGTAAGCACGCCGAGGACGACGGCCTGCTGGTGGCCCTGGATGGCGAGGAGGTGGTCGGTTACGCGCTCTTCGGGCTTCCCAAGCGGAGTCTGCATGTGAGGCTGGCTCACTTATGCGTTGCAGAGGAGCGCCGAGGCCAGGGTGTCGCTCGTGAGCTGATCGAGGCGATCCGTGCGCGGCACGCCCATAGGCTCGGTATCCGTGCGAAGTGCCGGCGCGACTACGGGCTCAGCAGCATGTGGACGGCGCTGGGCTTTGTCCCCAGGGGAGAGAGCCTGGGGCGGGGCAAAGACAAGGAAACGCTGGACACCTGGTGGCTCGATCTGGGGCACGAGGACCTGTTCACCGAGGCCCAGAGCGATGCGCTGCTGGTGGTGACCGTGGACCACGGTGTGTTCGCCGGGCTGCGCGGTACGGGGACGGAACGCGCTGTTGAGGAGTCGCGTGCTCTCGAAGCGGGATGGCTCGCCGACCTGATCGAGCTTGCCTTCACTCCGCAGCTTCTGCATGACGTGCGTGATGTCGAGGAACGTGAGGCGCGCACCCATCAGCGGGCGGGCCTTGCCGAGCTGCGGTCCCTGTCTCCCGACAGTGCTGCCGTTGCCGTCCGCTTGGAGGAGCTGGTCGCGACAACGGGGAAGGAGGTGCCTGGTGTTCCTCTCGATGGTCGGCAGCGTGCCCGCTTGCGCTACGTGGCCGAGACGTCGTGTGCCGGGCTCCAGGTACTGGTGACGCGCGATCCTGCACTGGCGGCTCTGGCAGATATCGCCTTGGACATCGCAGGGGTCAAGGTCGTCTCCCCGGCGGTGGTCACGCTGCATGTGGACGAACTGCGCCAGGCCCAGGTGTACCGTCCAGCCGATCTCATGGGCACTACCTTCTCCGCCGAGGAGATTGCGCCGGGCGGTGAAAGAGAGTTGGTCGGCTTCTTCGAGCAGGCCGAAGGCGACCGTGGGACGGCCTTCGCGGAACGGCTGAGGAGTCTCGCCAATGACAGGGTGGTGTGGCGCAGGGAGCTGCTCCGGGACGGTGAGGGACATCCGGTAGCCCTCTACGTCTGGGCCATGGACGGCCGCACGCTAAACGTCGCGTTCCTCCGCACGGCATCGCACCGGCTGGAGGAGACCCTTGCACGGCAACTGCTGTTCATGCTCAAGCGGCTCGGCCGAGAGCGAGGGGCGCAGGCAATCCGCATGACCGATCCGTTTCTGTCGCCGGCCGCGATGTCGGCGGCCGGTGCCGACGGCTTCACCGAGGACGAGAGCGGCTACACCGTCCTGCTGGTCGACGTCTGCGGACCTGCCGAGGCCGTGTCGCGGAAGGCGGCGGAGATCGCAGGACGCATGAGACGGTCGGCTCCTCGGCTGGATGAGCGCGTGTCGCCGGAGGTCGCGAGCATGGCCGAGCGGGTGTGGTGGCCGGCCAAACTGATCGACACAGCCCTGCCCTCCTTCATCGCGCCCATCAAGCCGCGATGGTCTACGGAGCTCTTCGACGTTCCGGCCATGCTCGTTCCCCGGGACGACGTCCTGGGCATCAGTCGCGAGCACGTCTACTACCGTTCGTCTGGTCGCCGGGGAGAGAGCGTTCCCGCCAGGATCCTGTGGTACGTCAGTGAGGGGGCTTCCGGGCAGCAGGGCAAGATGGTCATCGGTTGCTCGCGCCTCGACGAGGTGGTCCTCGACGACCCCGACACCCTCTTCTCGCGATTCGAACACCTGGGCGTATATGGTCATGTCGAAGTGCGTGATGCAGCCGACGGGTCGGGGAAGGCCATGGCGTTGAGGTTTTCGGACACGGAGATCTTTCCCGTCCAGGTGACGCATGCGCGAATGACCGCGTTGGCCAAGGGGCTGGGACTACGGTGGGTACCGCCGATGCAGCTGTCGAAGATCAGCAACACGCTGTTCCAGGCCATGTACGAAGAGGGGCACCGAAAGACGTGA
- a CDS encoding transposase: MESMGKEKPRRPRRSFTPEFKAEIVGLCRRGDRSVGQVAKDVELTETAVRDWVKRASAIAGSARHLALSSSTCRRIDTLLSSLCF; encoded by the coding sequence ATGGAGAGCATGGGGAAAGAGAAGCCTCGCCGCCCTCGCCGTTCGTTCACGCCGGAGTTCAAGGCCGAGATCGTCGGGCTGTGCCGACGCGGTGACCGCTCGGTCGGACAGGTCGCCAAGGACGTCGAGCTGACCGAGACCGCGGTGCGGGACTGGGTGAAGCGGGCCTCTGCCATCGCCGGGTCTGCCCGGCATCTGGCATTGTCCTCTTCGACCTGTCGTCGAATCGATACGCTTCTCTCCTCGCTCTGCTTCTGA
- a CDS encoding carbohydrate ABC transporter permease, translating to MTTHTTSTAPPGHRRKAVKAEAGKAKATGNRRSPGSYAVLAAVAVFVLAFLAPFIVILLNSFKTSADFRTNGSLSLPAQWNWSIIAEVWDRVGFTQKLFNSIQISLGVVLIAVLLALFNAYAIGIGRIRWRTPFLIFFLGVNVLPQEGLVYPIYYLFKEMGLYDGKLGYTILVGITYSAFGTYLLSSVFASFPRELIEAASMDGAGRWTILWRIVLPMSWPTLSVMCVFFFVWSWNEFLYPLVLLISNDNQTVPLGLSVMQGQYTSDPTSMSAAALLGIVPMVVFFLIFQRSLTRGMTAGAVK from the coding sequence ATGACCACGCACACCACTTCCACGGCACCCCCCGGCCACCGGCGCAAAGCGGTCAAGGCTGAAGCGGGTAAAGCCAAAGCGACGGGCAACCGCCGCAGCCCCGGCTCCTACGCCGTCCTGGCAGCCGTCGCCGTATTCGTCCTCGCGTTCCTGGCGCCCTTCATCGTCATCCTGCTCAACTCGTTCAAAACCAGCGCGGACTTCCGCACCAACGGGTCGCTGTCCCTGCCCGCCCAGTGGAACTGGAGCATCATCGCCGAAGTCTGGGACCGCGTCGGCTTCACCCAGAAACTCTTCAACAGCATCCAGATCAGCCTCGGCGTCGTTCTCATCGCCGTCCTGCTCGCCCTCTTCAACGCCTACGCCATAGGCATCGGCCGCATCCGCTGGCGCACCCCCTTCCTCATCTTCTTCCTCGGCGTCAACGTCCTGCCGCAAGAGGGCCTCGTATACCCCATCTACTACCTCTTCAAGGAGATGGGCCTCTACGACGGGAAACTCGGCTACACCATCCTCGTCGGCATCACCTACAGCGCCTTCGGCACCTACCTCCTCTCCTCCGTCTTTGCCAGCTTCCCCCGCGAACTCATCGAAGCCGCCTCCATGGACGGAGCCGGCCGATGGACCATCCTGTGGCGCATCGTCCTGCCCATGAGCTGGCCCACCCTCTCGGTGATGTGCGTCTTCTTCTTCGTCTGGAGCTGGAACGAGTTCCTCTACCCACTCGTCCTCCTCATCTCCAACGACAACCAGACCGTCCCTCTCGGCCTGTCCGTCATGCAAGGCCAATACACCAGCGACCCCACCTCCATGAGCGCCGCAGCCCTCCTCGGCATCGTCCCCATGGTCGTCTTCTTCCTCATATTCCAGCGCTCCCTCACCCGCGGTATGACCGCCGGAGCCGTCAAGTAG
- a CDS encoding carbohydrate ABC transporter permease: MKTTRHPRPTGYAVFLAPGLLLSLLFLVVPLVMTFYYSLTQWQGVGEPTWIGFDNYTRLFSDADFWASFRNIAFVIVGIAVVPTLLGLFLAALLFDYIGKKHGDGFVSLFRSGLYLPQVIPVAVTGLMWGWILAPEGAVNSVLEKIGLNSLAQNWLGDPDLALWMVLAVLVWMQLGYPLVLFLSGLQRIDPELYEAASLDGATWWQRFTRITVPILRPEVYVVLVTTTIAGLKVFAQIFVLTGGGPGNSTLVPAYFAYQNFFERADVGYGSAISSTITLLVLIIAGTMLTRQAREDG, from the coding sequence GTGAAAACCACACGTCACCCGCGGCCCACGGGATACGCCGTCTTCCTCGCCCCCGGCCTGCTACTGAGCCTGCTCTTCCTCGTCGTCCCGCTGGTGATGACCTTCTACTACAGCCTCACCCAATGGCAGGGCGTCGGAGAGCCCACCTGGATCGGCTTCGACAACTACACCCGACTCTTCAGCGACGCCGACTTCTGGGCCTCGTTCCGCAACATCGCCTTCGTCATCGTCGGCATCGCCGTCGTCCCCACCCTGCTCGGGCTCTTCCTCGCCGCCCTCCTGTTCGACTACATCGGCAAGAAGCACGGAGACGGCTTCGTCAGCCTCTTCCGCTCCGGCCTCTACCTCCCCCAGGTCATCCCCGTCGCCGTCACCGGGCTGATGTGGGGCTGGATCCTCGCCCCCGAAGGCGCCGTCAACAGCGTCCTCGAAAAGATCGGCCTGAACTCCCTCGCCCAGAACTGGCTCGGAGACCCCGACCTCGCCCTGTGGATGGTCCTCGCCGTCCTCGTCTGGATGCAGCTCGGCTACCCCCTGGTGCTGTTCCTCTCCGGGCTCCAGCGCATCGACCCCGAACTGTATGAAGCCGCTTCCCTCGACGGCGCCACCTGGTGGCAGCGCTTCACCCGCATCACCGTGCCCATCCTGCGGCCCGAGGTCTACGTCGTCCTTGTCACCACCACCATCGCCGGCCTGAAGGTCTTCGCCCAGATCTTCGTCCTCACCGGCGGCGGCCCCGGCAACTCGACCCTCGTCCCCGCGTACTTCGCCTACCAGAACTTCTTCGAGCGCGCCGACGTCGGATACGGCTCCGCGATCTCCAGCACGATCACCCTGCTCGTGCTGATCATCGCCGGAACGATGCTCACCCGCCAGGCGCGCGAGGACGGATGA
- a CDS encoding ABC transporter substrate-binding protein, protein MTNMRFRAPRRTTRRALLAMSALALVAPLTACGGGSDTAEGDGKTLRLWHYEQEDGALSNAWDSAIAEFKKTHPDVKVVFERKTFEQIQQNAGMILNSDKAPDVMEYNKGNATTGLLAKQGLLTDLTSVAKERGWDKKISESASVTARYDANGEMGGDKWYGVPNYGEFVLAYYNDDLFKKHNITKPTDLQSFEAALADFKAAGITPLANAGNDHPAGHWLYLLALAKANDAWVDDYQLYKGKVDFHGPEWTYAVETYKDWLDKGYFEKKDVGLKGSDMTEQFVSQKRPIMVGGNWWFGGLTTDITDFTWSTAPYPGSKKTLGSGGNHWVVPTKAKNKKLAEDFIDITMSDKIQKILGEEGNVPLAVKPDSIENPKSRELITAFNTYQDGKGLAFYPDWPAPGYYDTWMGATQNLMNGGKPHAVLDELKAPYEKYTATRR, encoded by the coding sequence ATGACGAACATGCGCTTCCGTGCTCCGCGCCGCACCACCCGACGAGCCCTGCTCGCCATGTCCGCTCTGGCACTCGTGGCGCCGCTGACCGCCTGCGGCGGCGGATCGGACACCGCCGAGGGAGACGGCAAGACTCTGCGCCTGTGGCACTACGAGCAGGAGGACGGCGCCCTGAGCAACGCCTGGGACTCGGCCATCGCGGAGTTCAAGAAGACCCACCCCGACGTGAAGGTCGTCTTCGAACGCAAGACGTTCGAGCAGATACAGCAGAACGCCGGCATGATCCTGAACTCCGACAAGGCGCCCGACGTCATGGAGTACAACAAGGGCAATGCCACCACCGGCCTGCTCGCCAAGCAGGGCCTGCTCACCGACCTGACCTCCGTCGCGAAGGAACGCGGCTGGGACAAGAAGATCAGCGAGAGCGCGTCCGTCACCGCCCGCTACGACGCCAACGGTGAAATGGGCGGCGACAAGTGGTACGGCGTCCCTAACTACGGCGAGTTCGTCCTCGCGTACTACAACGACGACCTATTCAAGAAGCACAACATCACCAAGCCCACCGACCTCCAGAGCTTCGAGGCCGCCCTGGCCGACTTCAAGGCCGCCGGAATCACCCCGCTCGCCAACGCCGGCAACGACCACCCCGCCGGCCACTGGCTCTACCTCCTGGCCCTGGCCAAGGCGAATGACGCCTGGGTCGACGACTACCAGCTCTACAAGGGCAAGGTCGACTTCCACGGCCCGGAGTGGACCTACGCGGTCGAAACGTACAAGGACTGGCTCGACAAGGGCTACTTCGAGAAGAAGGACGTCGGCCTCAAGGGCAGCGACATGACCGAGCAGTTCGTCTCGCAGAAGCGCCCGATCATGGTCGGCGGTAACTGGTGGTTCGGCGGCCTGACCACCGACATCACCGACTTCACCTGGTCCACCGCCCCCTACCCCGGCAGCAAGAAGACCCTCGGCTCCGGCGGCAACCACTGGGTCGTGCCCACCAAGGCGAAGAACAAGAAGCTCGCCGAGGACTTCATCGACATCACCATGTCGGACAAGATCCAGAAAATCCTCGGGGAAGAGGGCAACGTCCCGCTCGCTGTGAAGCCGGACTCCATCGAAAACCCCAAGTCCCGCGAGCTCATCACCGCGTTCAACACCTACCAGGACGGCAAGGGGCTCGCCTTCTACCCGGACTGGCCGGCACCCGGCTACTACGACACCTGGATGGGCGCCACCCAGAACCTCATGAACGGCGGCAAGCCCCACGCCGTCCTCGACGAGCTCAAGGCCCCCTACGAGAAGTACACCGCCACCCGGCGCTGA
- a CDS encoding alpha-glucosidase produces the protein MPVNEANPADSWWSEAVVYQIYPRSFADSNADGIGDLQGIIERLDHLSQLGVDVLWLSPVYPSPHDDNGYDISDYQDIDPLFGTLDEFDRLLAAVHERGMKLVMDLVVNHTSDEHPWFTASRDGGLQGSNRDWYIWRPARDGMEPGTPGAEPNNWGSFFSGPAWTYDEASGEYYLHLFSRKQPDLNWENPAVRQAVHAMMRWWLDRGVDGFRMDVINLISKTPGLPDGAVHEGSRHGDGSPHYICGPRIHEFLAEMHREVFEDHPRQLMTVGEMPGVTVEEATLFTDPARREVDMVFQFEHVGLDQGPGGKFDVRPLKLTDLKASLGRWQTGLGETGWNSLYWNNHDQPRIVSRFGDDTPAHRDRSAKLLATVLHLHRGTPYVYQGEELAMANAPFASIDDFRDIESLNHHREQTALGADEEQTLAGLRHRSRDNARTPMQWDTTQHAGFTTGTPWIQVNPDHTSVNAKAQLADPDSVFHYYRRLIALRHTEPALTHGDFHMLQPDHEQLYAFTRHDAASGTELLVLANFSGADLTVDLPDGWEHSETLIANVPASTPLTAPHTLQPWEARVHRRNT, from the coding sequence GTGCCCGTGAATGAAGCCAATCCTGCCGACTCCTGGTGGAGCGAGGCGGTGGTCTACCAGATCTACCCGCGCAGTTTTGCCGACTCCAACGCGGACGGAATCGGCGACCTCCAAGGCATCATCGAGCGTCTCGACCATCTGTCCCAGCTCGGTGTCGACGTTCTGTGGCTCTCCCCGGTCTACCCGTCCCCGCACGATGACAACGGTTACGACATCAGTGACTACCAGGACATTGATCCGCTCTTCGGCACGCTCGACGAGTTCGACCGGCTCTTGGCCGCGGTCCACGAGCGCGGCATGAAGCTCGTGATGGATCTGGTGGTCAACCACACCTCCGACGAACATCCCTGGTTCACCGCGTCCCGCGACGGCGGCCTGCAGGGAAGCAATCGGGACTGGTACATCTGGCGCCCCGCCCGTGACGGCATGGAACCCGGCACCCCGGGCGCCGAGCCCAACAACTGGGGATCCTTCTTCTCCGGCCCCGCCTGGACCTACGACGAGGCGAGCGGCGAGTACTACCTGCACCTGTTCTCCCGCAAACAGCCCGACCTCAACTGGGAGAACCCCGCCGTCCGCCAGGCGGTTCACGCCATGATGCGCTGGTGGCTCGACCGTGGGGTCGACGGCTTCCGCATGGACGTCATCAACCTCATCTCCAAGACACCCGGCCTGCCCGACGGAGCCGTGCACGAAGGCAGCCGGCACGGTGACGGCAGCCCCCACTACATCTGCGGCCCCCGCATCCATGAATTCCTCGCCGAGATGCACCGCGAGGTCTTCGAAGACCACCCGCGCCAGCTGATGACGGTCGGGGAGATGCCCGGTGTCACCGTGGAGGAGGCCACACTCTTCACCGATCCCGCCCGCCGCGAGGTCGACATGGTGTTCCAGTTCGAGCACGTGGGCCTCGACCAGGGCCCCGGCGGCAAGTTCGACGTCCGCCCGCTGAAGCTGACCGACCTCAAGGCCAGCCTCGGCCGCTGGCAGACCGGCCTGGGCGAGACCGGCTGGAACAGCCTCTACTGGAACAACCACGACCAGCCCCGCATCGTCTCCCGCTTCGGCGACGACACCCCGGCCCACCGCGACCGCTCCGCCAAGCTCCTCGCCACCGTGCTCCACCTGCACCGCGGCACCCCGTACGTCTACCAGGGCGAAGAGCTCGCCATGGCCAACGCCCCCTTCGCCTCGATCGACGACTTCAGGGACATCGAGTCCCTCAATCACCACCGCGAGCAGACCGCTCTCGGAGCCGACGAGGAACAGACCCTGGCAGGACTGCGCCACCGCAGCCGGGACAACGCCCGCACCCCAATGCAGTGGGACACCACCCAGCACGCCGGCTTCACCACCGGCACCCCCTGGATCCAGGTGAACCCCGACCACACCAGCGTCAACGCCAAGGCCCAGCTCGCCGACCCCGACTCCGTCTTCCACTACTACCGCCGCCTGATCGCCCTGCGGCACACCGAGCCCGCCCTCACCCACGGTGACTTCCACATGCTGCAGCCCGACCACGAGCAGCTCTACGCCTTCACCCGCCACGACGCGGCATCCGGCACCGAACTGCTGGTCCTCGCCAACTTCAGCGGAGCCGACCTCACCGTCGACCTGCCCGACGGCTGGGAACACAGCGAGACCCTCATCGCCAACGTCCCGGCCTCCACACCTCTCACGGCCCCGCACACCCTGCAGCCCTGGGAAGCCCGTGTCCACCGCCGCAATACCTGA